A section of the Campylobacter porcelli genome encodes:
- a CDS encoding cyclophilin-like fold protein, producing MKIVFITQSGKVFATLNDSKISRDFYSLLPLKIELKDYAGAEKYAKLARPLDIRDEPSTDGKKGDISYFAPWGNFVIYYKNQPFYEGIIRLGRFDGDFNAVINSKNVEIKVVK from the coding sequence ATGAAAATCGTATTTATAACCCAAAGTGGCAAGGTTTTTGCCACTTTAAATGATAGCAAAATATCAAGGGATTTTTACTCTCTTTTGCCATTAAAAATTGAGCTTAAAGACTACGCTGGGGCTGAAAAATACGCTAAATTAGCAAGACCGCTTGATATAAGAGATGAGCCAAGCACAGATGGGAAAAAGGGCGATATTTCGTATTTTGCGCCGTGGGGTAATTTTGTGATTTATTACAAAAATCAGCCCTTTTATGAAGGTATTATCCGCTTAGGTAGATTTGATGGCGATTTCAACGCAGTTATAAACTCAAAAAATGTAGAGATAAAGGTAGTAAAATGA
- a CDS encoding alpha/beta hydrolase — protein MPILSYISELDTPTLIVAGENAHSLYFSQDAFSAINGDKKELVIIPNAVHTDLYDNTTDKIPFDKFEQFFKANL, from the coding sequence ATGCCGATTTTAAGCTATATCTCTGAGCTTGATACACCTACTTTAATCGTAGCAGGAGAGAATGCTCACTCTCTATATTTTAGTCAAGATGCCTTTAGTGCTATAAATGGCGATAAAAAAGAGCTTGTAATTATCCCAAATGCCGTTCATACCGATCTTTATGATAACACTACTGACAAAATTCCATTTGATAAATTTGAGCAATTTTTTAAAGCAAATTTATAA
- a CDS encoding alpha/beta hydrolase yields the protein MKKLTKLALSFVLSTSLIAANANEKYEQKSPLKPVSLTQKWDKIFTKSNKINHTKVTFKNRYGIVLVGNLYVPKNLNGKAGAIAISGPYGAVKEQSSGIYAQNLAERGLITLAFDPSFTGESGGTPRNISSPEINTEDFSAAVDYLGNLNIVNRDKIGILGICGFGRFALNAAILDTRVKAVATSVMYDMTRVMAKGYNDTNDDKNKRKEMKKAMNEQRFIDTKTGVIALGDKETHLISPENITDKTPKFVAEYSQFYKTKR from the coding sequence ATGAAAAAACTTACAAAACTAGCCTTGTCTTTCGTGCTTAGTACCTCTTTAATCGCAGCAAATGCAAATGAAAAATATGAACAAAAATCCCCATTAAAGCCAGTGTCCCTAACTCAAAAATGGGATAAAATTTTCACTAAAAGTAATAAGATTAATCACACAAAAGTAACATTTAAAAATCGCTATGGCATTGTTTTAGTCGGCAACCTTTATGTGCCTAAAAATTTAAATGGCAAGGCTGGTGCGATAGCTATTAGCGGTCCATATGGTGCAGTTAAAGAGCAATCAAGCGGAATTTACGCCCAAAATCTAGCCGAGCGTGGTCTTATCACACTTGCTTTTGATCCTAGCTTTACTGGAGAGAGCGGTGGCACACCACGAAATATTAGCAGTCCAGAAATAAACACAGAAGATTTTAGCGCAGCAGTTGATTATCTTGGAAATTTAAATATCGTAAATAGGGATAAAATCGGAATTTTGGGTATTTGTGGATTTGGCAGATTTGCCTTAAATGCTGCTATTTTAGATACAAGAGTAAAGGCAGTTGCAACAAGCGTAATGTATGATATGACTAGAGTTATGGCAAAAGGTTATAACGACACAAATGATGATAAAAATAAGCGTAAAGAGATGAAAAAAGCGATGAATGAGCAAAGATTTATTGATACAAAAACAGGCGTGATCGCACTTGGAGATAAAGAAACTCATCTAATTAGCCCAGAAAATATCACTGACAAAACACCAAAATTTGTAGCTGAGTATTCGCAGTTTTACAAAACAAAGCGTTGA
- a CDS encoding AraC family transcriptional regulator: MILSGQKEVLIKNQIFYYDNSRYLIAPMYLSAKSAITKTPYLALKIAFSIDEILEIIKEIGINKFNNTKDLGLFFGELDKNLLNAIFRLISLENSDKFRANLIKKEILYLLLSGDGGDFLRSYTQNGSMKNIILKAINEIKMNYKNQINIENLARNFNISSSSFYSNFKEITGVSPLVFIKHLRLEEAKNILLNSNLDAHSVALMVGYESWAQFSREYARMYDLPPIAHTKFLKSQGF; encoded by the coding sequence GTGATTTTAAGCGGACAAAAGGAGGTTTTGATAAAAAATCAGATATTTTATTATGACAATAGTCGCTACTTAATAGCCCCAATGTATCTAAGCGCCAAATCAGCAATCACAAAAACACCATATCTTGCCCTTAAAATCGCATTTAGTATAGATGAAATTTTAGAGATAATCAAAGAAATTGGCATTAATAAATTTAACAATACAAAAGATTTGGGGCTATTTTTTGGAGAGCTAGATAAAAATTTGCTTAATGCGATATTTAGACTTATCAGTCTTGAAAATAGCGATAAATTCAGAGCAAATTTAATAAAAAAAGAAATTTTATATCTGCTTTTAAGTGGCGATGGGGGAGATTTTTTACGCTCATATACGCAAAATGGAAGTATGAAAAATATTATTTTAAAAGCCATTAATGAGATAAAAATGAATTATAAAAATCAGATAAATATAGAAAATTTAGCAAGAAATTTTAATATCTCATCATCATCTTTTTACTCAAATTTCAAAGAGATAACAGGCGTAAGCCCGCTTGTGTTTATAAAGCATTTAAGGCTTGAAGAGGCCAAAAATATACTCCTAAATAGCAATCTTGATGCTCATAGCGTAGCTTTGATGGTGGGCTATGAGAGCTGGGCACAATTTAGCCGCGAGTATGCTAGAATGTATGACTTGCCGCCGATAGCTCACACGAAATTCCTAAAATCGCAAGGATTTTAG
- a CDS encoding Bax inhibitor-1/YccA family protein: MSLYNRNLSSQQNEFSRTYESEQSISARATFVKQTYQLLSASLLAATVGAYIGVDYVKSFSWMLLILELGMLFGLFFTRKNPTLALFLLFGFTFVSGLTLGPVLNTYIGAGMGHIITQAFLMTTVAFGGLTLFAFNTKRDFSSMGKMLFITLIVIVVAGLLNLFFQSAVLATVISAVGAILFSAYILYDTQMILRGGYDSPVLAAVSLYLDILNLFISLLNLLGIFNRE; the protein is encoded by the coding sequence ATGAGTTTATATAATAGAAATCTCTCATCGCAACAAAATGAGTTTAGTCGCACTTATGAGAGTGAGCAGTCTATTAGTGCTAGGGCGACATTTGTTAAGCAGACTTATCAGCTTCTTAGTGCTTCGCTATTAGCTGCGACTGTGGGGGCATATATCGGCGTTGATTATGTTAAAAGCTTTAGCTGGATGCTTTTAATCCTTGAGCTTGGAATGCTTTTTGGTCTATTTTTCACACGCAAAAATCCAACTTTAGCTCTATTTTTGCTATTTGGATTTACTTTTGTAAGTGGTCTTACTCTAGGTCCAGTGCTTAATACCTATATAGGTGCTGGTATGGGGCATATCATCACTCAAGCATTTTTGATGACTACTGTGGCTTTTGGTGGGCTAACTCTTTTTGCTTTTAATACCAAAAGAGATTTTTCATCGATGGGTAAAATGCTATTTATCACACTAATTGTGATTGTGGTGGCTGGGCTTTTAAATTTATTCTTTCAAAGTGCAGTTTTAGCCACTGTAATTTCAGCAGTTGGTGCGATACTATTTAGTGCTTATATCCTTTATGATACTCAGATGATTTTGCGTGGCGGATATGATAGTCCGGTGCTTGCGGCGGTTTCTTTGTATCTTGATATTTTAAATTTATTTATTTCACTTCTTAATCTTCTTGGTATATTTAATCGAGAATAA
- the secG gene encoding preprotein translocase subunit SecG, with translation MSSILLIIQVLLAVILTIVILLQKSASMGLGAYSGSNESLFGAKGPAGFLAKFTFFMGFLFVINTLALGYAYNQSLRDSVVDSAKFDSFKLPEAVPTAPLAPVIDSNTTAN, from the coding sequence GTGAGTTCAATTCTTCTTATTATTCAAGTTTTATTAGCGGTGATTTTGACTATTGTCATATTATTGCAAAAGAGTGCTTCTATGGGGCTTGGGGCTTATAGTGGGAGCAATGAGAGTTTATTTGGTGCTAAGGGGCCGGCTGGATTTTTAGCTAAATTTACATTTTTTATGGGCTTTTTATTTGTTATTAATACACTAGCTCTTGGTTATGCCTATAATCAATCTTTGCGTGATTCGGTAGTAGATAGTGCTAAATTTGACTCGTTTAAATTGCCTGAGGCAGTGCCTACAGCACCATTAGCTCCAGTAATAGATAGTAATACAACAGCCAACTAA
- the frr gene encoding ribosome recycling factor, with protein MLNEIYNNQKQHNDKALEALKRDFTTLRTGKVSINILDHIHVDYYGSSTALNQVATILATDASTITITPWEKSMLKTIAAAIQAANIGVNPNNDGESVKLFFPPMTTEDRQKNAKEAKAMGEKAKVAIRNIRKDANDDIKKIEKDKTLSEDEIKKGYDEVQKITDNYIAKVDQIVKDKEAELLKV; from the coding sequence ATGCTAAATGAAATTTACAATAACCAAAAACAACACAACGATAAGGCTTTAGAGGCTTTAAAGCGTGATTTTACCACACTTCGCACTGGCAAGGTAAGTATTAATATTTTAGATCATATTCATGTGGATTACTATGGTAGCTCCACAGCATTAAATCAAGTTGCTACCATCTTAGCTACTGATGCAAGCACAATTACTATAACTCCATGGGAAAAGTCTATGCTAAAGACCATAGCCGCAGCTATCCAGGCTGCAAATATCGGAGTAAATCCAAACAATGATGGAGAGAGCGTTAAGCTATTTTTCCCTCCGATGACAACAGAAGATCGCCAAAAAAACGCTAAAGAGGCTAAAGCTATGGGCGAAAAAGCCAAGGTAGCCATCAGAAATATTCGCAAAGACGCAAATGATGATATTAAAAAGATAGAAAAAGATAAAACCCTAAGCGAAGATGAGATCAAAAAAGGCTATGATGAGGTGCAAAAAATCACCGATAATTACATCGCTAAAGTGGATCAAATAGTAAAAGATAAAGAAGCAGAGCTTTTAAAGGTTTAA
- the pyrE gene encoding orotate phosphoribosyltransferase, with product MNLESIYKEAGAYLQGHFLLSSGNHSQFYLQSAKVLEDPILTGVLCDKLFNKISQAGVEFDSVCSPALGGILAGYELARAGKKRFIFTERVDSVMTLRRGFSVKKGEKFIICEDIITTGGSALESAKIIESLGGIVVGFAALANRGFCAVSGLNNEKKDSCKLPDDKPLFALGNFEFEIYPPESCPLCKDGSKAIKPGSRGNA from the coding sequence ATGAATTTAGAATCAATCTATAAAGAGGCTGGAGCATATCTACAAGGGCATTTTTTACTAAGTAGTGGAAATCACTCGCAGTTTTATCTCCAAAGTGCAAAGGTCTTAGAAGATCCGATTTTAACAGGTGTTTTGTGCGATAAATTATTTAACAAAATTTCTCAAGCTGGGGTTGAATTTGATAGTGTTTGCTCGCCTGCTCTTGGTGGAATTTTAGCCGGATATGAGCTAGCTAGAGCTGGTAAAAAGAGATTTATCTTTACTGAAAGAGTTGATAGCGTGATGACTCTTAGGCGTGGTTTTAGCGTGAAAAAGGGCGAAAAATTCATAATATGCGAAGATATAATCACAACTGGTGGTTCAGCCTTAGAGAGTGCTAAGATTATTGAGAGTTTAGGCGGTATTGTAGTAGGCTTTGCAGCGCTAGCTAATCGTGGATTTTGTGCGGTTAGTGGATTAAATAATGAGAAAAAAGATAGTTGTAAATTGCCAGATGATAAGCCGCTTTTTGCTCTTGGTAATTTTGAATTTGAAATTTACCCACCTGAGTCTTGTCCGCTATGTAAAGATGGCTCAAAAGCTATTAAACCAGGGAGCCGTGGCAACGCATGA
- a CDS encoding RDD family protein: MNKAIAANIFSRVKAFIIDMFFIAAPLLYLMTYAILSGKDEFQSNQLAIFLVWLVFGLIQSLFFAFKAQSPGYKAQGIYLVGLNGKKANLIIYLLRYFFFITTFIFGGSLFCFFRKDKRNLHDILAGTIVVQKSY; encoded by the coding sequence ATGAATAAAGCTATAGCCGCAAATATTTTTAGCAGGGTAAAGGCCTTTATCATAGATATGTTTTTTATCGCTGCTCCACTTTTGTATCTTATGACTTATGCTATTTTAAGCGGTAAAGATGAGTTTCAAAGCAATCAACTAGCCATATTTTTAGTTTGGCTAGTTTTTGGTCTTATCCAATCTCTATTTTTTGCTTTTAAAGCACAAAGCCCAGGATATAAAGCCCAAGGAATTTATCTAGTTGGTTTAAATGGCAAGAAGGCGAATTTGATTATATACTTGCTTAGATATTTTTTCTTTATTACTACATTTATTTTTGGTGGATCGCTTTTTTGTTTTTTTAGAAAAGATAAGCGAAATTTGCACGATATATTAGCAGGGACAATCGTAGTTCAAAAGAGTTATTAA
- the tpx gene encoding thiol peroxidase — protein sequence MSVTFKGTAVELEGKGVNVGQVAPKVELVGKDLSTISVGGASGKYQVLIVVPSLDTGVCATEARTFNQKVASKSNVEATVISLDLPFAMGRFCSTEGIENLRVASDFKGAKFGKEYGVLLASSPLAGLLTRAIFVLDPNGVVVYKELVSEITTEPNYDAALKAIGGGCGCGCSH from the coding sequence ATGTCAGTAACTTTCAAAGGTACAGCAGTAGAGTTAGAAGGAAAAGGTGTAAATGTAGGTCAAGTAGCTCCAAAAGTTGAGCTAGTAGGTAAAGATCTATCTACTATAAGCGTGGGCGGAGCAAGTGGCAAATATCAAGTATTAATAGTCGTTCCAAGCCTAGATACTGGAGTTTGTGCTACTGAAGCTAGAACATTTAATCAAAAAGTAGCTAGCAAAAGCAATGTAGAAGCTACAGTTATATCGCTCGATCTTCCATTTGCTATGGGGAGATTTTGCTCGACTGAAGGGATTGAAAATTTAAGAGTAGCTAGCGATTTTAAAGGTGCTAAATTTGGCAAAGAGTATGGCGTTTTACTAGCTAGTAGCCCACTTGCGGGGTTATTAACTCGTGCTATTTTCGTGCTTGATCCAAATGGCGTTGTAGTCTATAAAGAGCTAGTTAGCGAAATCACAACTGAGCCAAACTACGACGCAGCGTTAAAAGCTATCGGCGGTGGCTGCGGCTGCGGTTGCTCTCATTAA
- a CDS encoding replication-associated recombination protein A, whose amino-acid sequence MNLSLKFRPTKIENMVGHKEIREIFAKFIDNKNIPHSLFYGTAGSGKTTMARIIAKQMDYEFFELDGANLKSEDIRRIIAKFDGSLYLPLIFIDEFHRLSKTQQETLLIPMEQRKCIIIGATTENPKFIVSSGIRSRMMIFEFKPLSYADLEELLNDIQKNIYFTIDEGAKEYLISSSSGDARSMLNLLEYAISVDKNINLDTLKTLRCSSFSEGSSSKDTHYSLISAMIKSLRGSDVDASIYYLARLIAASEEPEFLARRMVIFASEDIGNANPNALNIATNAMLAVSKIGYPEARIILSQCAVYLASSPKSNSSYKAINFALDYISKNPSMPVLPYLINIDVAKKDYLYPHDFGGWVEQKYMQKDIKFYNSNSIGFEKTLDDWLLKIKGKI is encoded by the coding sequence ATGAATTTAAGCCTTAAATTTAGACCAACTAAAATTGAGAATATGGTAGGTCATAAGGAGATTAGAGAGATTTTTGCTAAATTTATAGATAATAAAAATATTCCACATAGCCTATTTTACGGCACGGCTGGAAGCGGTAAGACCACTATGGCTAGGATTATTGCCAAGCAGATGGATTATGAATTTTTCGAGCTTGATGGAGCGAATTTAAAAAGCGAGGATATACGAAGGATTATAGCTAAATTTGATGGGTCGCTTTATTTGCCACTTATATTTATCGATGAATTTCACCGCCTTAGCAAGACCCAGCAAGAGACTCTTTTGATCCCAATGGAACAAAGAAAGTGTATAATAATAGGTGCCACAACTGAAAATCCAAAATTTATAGTAAGTAGTGGAATTCGCTCTAGGATGATGATATTTGAGTTTAAGCCATTATCATACGCAGATTTAGAAGAGTTATTAAATGATATACAAAAAAATATCTATTTTACCATAGATGAAGGTGCTAAGGAGTATTTGATTAGCTCAAGCTCAGGCGATGCTAGAAGTATGCTAAATCTACTTGAATACGCCATAAGCGTGGATAAAAATATAAATTTGGATACTTTAAAAACATTGCGATGCTCTAGCTTTAGCGAAGGAAGCAGTAGCAAGGATACCCACTATAGCCTAATAAGTGCGATGATAAAAAGCTTAAGGGGTAGCGATGTCGATGCGTCGATATACTACCTTGCAAGGCTCATAGCAGCTAGCGAAGAGCCTGAATTTTTGGCTAGGAGAATGGTGATTTTCGCTAGTGAAGATATAGGAAATGCCAACCCAAATGCCCTAAATATCGCTACAAATGCTATGCTAGCAGTATCTAAAATAGGCTATCCAGAAGCTAGAATTATCCTAAGTCAATGTGCTGTTTATCTAGCTAGTTCGCCAAAATCAAACTCTAGCTATAAGGCTATAAATTTCGCTCTAGATTATATAAGTAAAAATCCATCAATGCCGGTTTTACCATATCTTATCAATATAGATGTGGCTAAAAAAGATTATTTGTATCCGCATGATTTTGGTGGTTGGGTAGAGCAAAAATATATGCAAAAAGATATTAAATTTTATAATAGCAATTCTATTGGGTTTGAAAAAACCTTAGATGATTGGCTTTTAAAAATTAAAGGAAAAATTTAA
- a CDS encoding cytochrome P450 has protein sequence MGVCPFHPKPHNNKAGLITTFLLKRRSWLDGLYVKSYKMRSGRVKMPGFDLFVVNDPNEVRKIMIDNVKEFPKSDLLHELLKPLLGVSIFTTNGEVWKKQRELLRPSFEMTRISKVFDLMSSAAADMMDRFRKYEDGSIIEVDEHMTFVTADVIFRTIMSAKLDEEKGKEILHAFVTFQEETARTAIRKFFCVPQWLSNILGENKRMKAGEIIRQNLSNIIKPRYDNYANDTHCDILSSLLHTIDADSNQRFSFEEILDQVSMLFLAGHETTASSLTWTLYCLSLDQDAQQKAYNEVISINKDGKFSISDIKNMRYLTNVFKEALRLYPPVGFFARQSKNDTKIRDKVLKKGSGVVVAPWLIHRHEDFWDAPHEFRPDRHNDDIPKEKYMPFGLGERICIGQGFAMQEAIIILANILREFKLELKDGFIPDVVGRLTVRSANGMMIKMTRRQ, from the coding sequence ATGGGAGTATGTCCATTTCATCCAAAACCACATAATAATAAGGCTGGATTGATAACGACCTTCTTGCTTAAACGCAGATCATGGCTAGATGGGCTTTATGTCAAGAGCTATAAGATGAGATCTGGTAGAGTGAAGATGCCTGGATTTGATCTATTTGTAGTAAATGACCCAAATGAAGTTCGCAAAATTATGATTGATAATGTCAAGGAATTCCCAAAAAGCGATCTACTTCACGAGCTTTTAAAGCCACTTTTAGGCGTGAGTATCTTTACTACCAATGGTGAAGTGTGGAAAAAGCAAAGAGAGCTTTTACGACCTAGCTTTGAGATGACTAGGATTAGTAAGGTTTTTGATCTTATGAGTAGTGCGGCTGCTGATATGATGGATAGATTTAGGAAGTATGAAGATGGCTCTATTATCGAAGTTGATGAGCATATGACTTTTGTAACTGCAGATGTTATATTTCGCACCATTATGAGTGCAAAGCTTGATGAAGAAAAAGGTAAAGAGATCTTACACGCATTTGTAACATTCCAAGAAGAGACCGCTAGAACGGCTATTAGGAAGTTTTTTTGTGTGCCACAATGGCTATCAAATATACTTGGAGAGAATAAAAGAATGAAAGCTGGAGAGATAATAAGGCAAAATCTCTCAAATATTATCAAGCCTAGATATGATAATTACGCTAATGATACGCATTGTGATATTTTATCATCGCTTTTACACACTATCGATGCTGATAGTAATCAAAGATTTAGCTTTGAAGAGATTTTAGATCAGGTTTCCATGCTATTTTTAGCAGGTCATGAGACTACAGCTAGTTCGCTTACATGGACGCTATACTGCTTAAGCCTTGATCAAGATGCACAGCAAAAGGCGTATAATGAGGTAATTAGCATTAATAAAGATGGCAAATTTAGTATTTCTGATATAAAAAATATGAGATATTTAACTAATGTTTTTAAAGAGGCACTTAGGCTATATCCGCCAGTTGGCTTTTTTGCTAGACAAAGCAAAAATGATACTAAAATTAGGGATAAGGTATTAAAAAAAGGCTCTGGCGTGGTTGTGGCACCATGGCTTATTCATAGGCATGAGGATTTTTGGGATGCTCCACATGAGTTTAGACCAGATAGGCATAATGATGATATTCCAAAAGAGAAGTATATGCCATTTGGGCTAGGTGAGCGAATTTGTATCGGACAAGGCTTTGCTATGCAAGAGGCGATTATAATTTTGGCTAATATTTTAAGAGAATTTAAATTGGAGTTAAAAGATGGCTTTATCCCTGATGTGGTTGGTAGGCTCACTGTGCGTTCGGCTAATGGCATGATGATTAAGATGACGCGAAGGCAGTGA